The Saprospiraceae bacterium genome includes the window CGGATGAAAAGACTTTTGAGGTGCAAGGATTAGTTGCTCCCGAGATAAACATAGATCCCGAATTGAAATTTTGTATTGGCGCTTCGCTTACCCTAGATCTCACAGGGGATTACGCTGAGTACCTATGGTCGAATGGAGATACTTTGCCGAGCACGACGATTAGTGAACCTGGAGATTATAGCTTGATGGTGGTTGGAGACAATGGCTGTAGCGCTAGCGCTGCTTTTTCTGTCTCTACCTATGTGGAGCCCCAACCTGTTTTTGTAGGAGAAACAAAGTTTTGCCCAGGCGAATCCACTACGATTAGTATAGAAGATACCTGGTATTCCATTCTTTGGTCTAATGGCGATACCCAAGCATCAGTTGTTTTGTCGGAAGAAACAACCCTAATAGTTACCGTAGCGGATGCCTCGGGATGTGTTGGGCAAGGTAGTATAACCGTTGCTCCTTTTGATACGATCCACCCAAGTATTGTTGGCCCGGCAGAAGTTTGCCCAGATGAAGTTTTTAGCCTCAAAGCTGGCGAAACTTACCCTAGCTATGAATGGTCGGTGGCAGGTGCTACAAGTCAGGAGGTTTTTCCGGACACGGTAGGACTTTTTAGCCTGACCGTTAGGGATGATAATGGTTGTTTTGTCACAGCAGACTGGGAAGTTAGGGAACTGCCTCGCCCAGATGTAGTAGTCACTGGTGATACCTTATTCTGTGAGGGCACATCTGCCACCCTTACCGCTATATCGGCAGATGCTAACACCGTGTTTTGGCCTTTCAACCAAAGCAATAATGCTTCCGTTGATGTTGAGCAGGAAGGATGGTATAGCGCTATGGCCACCAGTTCAAATGGCTGTACCCAGGCGACTTCCATCTTTGTAAGAAAACTTCCCTTGCCGGAGATACAAACCAGTGCTTTAGCCGTAATTGATTGTACGAAGGAAACTGTTACCTTGGGCAGCGCTGATATGGACCCCAACCGCTATACTTTTGAATGGACTGGAGAAAGTATTGATGATGCTAACCGTTTTTTGCCACAACCTATTGTTGGAGACACTGGTTGGTATAGCCTGGTGATCGTAGATACCCAAACTGGCTGCCAGTCACCATCGGCTTCCGTTAGGGTGGACGATATCAGGTTTACCCCACGAATTGACTTTGAAGGGGTGCCTGAAATCGATTGTGACCACCCGACAGTGACCATCCGAGATGCTAATCCCTTTAATGCCAACTTTGATTATAAGTGGTATAATGAGGCCCGGGATCCCATCAGCGGAAACAATCGTTCTGAAATTACGACTGGAACGCCCGGCCTGTATTTTTTAGAGGTTTTGGACCAATCCAGTGGTTGTAATACCAGAGACAGTATTCGGATTACCCAAGACCAGGCGTTTCCACAGGTATCCTCAACTGCAAATGGACCAATTACTTGCGATAACCCTACTACAAAGATCATTGGGACCATTGCAAATACCCTTCCTAGTCAGGAGGTGACTTGGGAAATTATCACAGGTGCCTTGGAAACTACAACAGATAATCTGTCTGCCATCGCCACATCACCAGGAACTTATGTGTTGTTTGTCGAGAATACGACCAATGGGTGTGTCGCTTCAGATACGATTGTCATCCTTGAAAACATTATACCACCACCTGCTATGGCCGGGCCGGATCAAACTTTGGACTGTGAATCTAAGGAGGCAAGCCTGGTGGCACAAGTAGCAGAAAATCGACAGCTATCATATGCATGGATACATCCTAATGGATCCATCGTTGATGGAGAGCAGCTGACGGCTTCCCAGACGGGCACTTATACTTTGAGGGTGCAGGATCCTGAGAATGGTTGTATTGCCCTGGATGAAGTCGAAGTGCTGCTTGATGAAAACCAGCCAATAGGTATGGAAATCAATATTGAGCACCCTGATTGTAAAGGAGAAACCGATGGCTTTATTCGCATCAACAAGGTGGAAGGGAGTGAAGGACCCTTTATATTTGAATTTAATGGCGGCGGCTACAAAGATGTAAGGGAATTCAGTAATATAGCACCTGGGAGCTATGAAATTAGTGTTCAGAATGTTGCGGGGTGTACCTATACAACGGAGGTTCGCGTAAATGATGGTCGAGAAATCACTATTAATTTGGGGGAAGATCAAGAGGTCGAGAGAGGGGCTGAGGTCGTCATAAAACCAGAAATGAGTATTCCTTTAGATGAAATCGGTAGCCTTATTATTACCAATAATGAAGGAAGTAGCTGTGGAGATTGTTTCGAGTCCTGGACCTTCATACCTGAATCTTCAGGCGTATATGTAGCCAAGCTGGTTGATGAAAACGGATGTAAAGCAGAAGATCGCGTGAGGATCACGATCAGAATTCCCAATAAGATCTATATTCCTAACACTTTTTCACCAAATGATGACGGCAATAATGATTGGTTTACGATCTTTTCAAATGGTGATGTCAAAATGGTCAATTCCCTTAAGATATTCGATCGTTGGGGCGATATGCTTTTTGAAAATGGGAATTTTCTGCCAAATATCCTAAGTGAAGGTTGGGATGGTAAATTCAAGCAAAAGCCTGTAAACACGGGCGTTTATGTTTACTTTGTGGAGTTGGAACTTTCAGATGGAACGGTCATACGAGACAGCGGAGATGTTACGGTAGTATGGTAATGTAAGGGCGAAGTCGGAAGTCGGAAAGCTGTAACAGACCAAACAAACCCCAAGCCAATTCCAATCCCATCGGGATTCAATATTGGTAGAGCCAGCATGAAGGTGGAGAAGTCGGAAAGCTGTAACAGACCAAACAAACACCTAGCCATTTCCAATCCCATCTGTATTCAATATTGGTAGAACCAGCTTAACAGCGGGAGTCGTTATCATATTTCACCTCCAGTCAACCAGCGCATGGTATAGACCAAAACGATACTTATTAATAGACCAAAAAATACTTTGGCTAAATCCATTCCAAGCATTCGCCAGGTTTTAGGCAATACTTTTTTCTCCAATTGAAAGCGAATGGCGATCTCTCGACCAGCAAGAAGGCCGATAAAGACCCAGGTCGTACTCATGGGAATGGGGTTGAGTTCTTTGAAATAGAGCAATACCAAACCATATATAAAATCGATAATCGTGGCAGAGCGAACATCTACGGTATTGGTCTTTGCTTTCACGATTTCTTGGATGGCGCCGCCTCGTCCGTAAAAGATGTAGGCCAGCAGACTCAACAGGATGATCAAAGATATACTGAGTTCCACTCCACTTAAGGCCCTAGGTAAGTAAACAAAAATATTAGCAAAGTCCTGAATGAGCCACTGCGACCATAAAAAGCCAGTTGATCCCCATTGCAGTACGTTCCAAATTTGCTTCTCTTTTTTGGTGATAGGGGTTTCAATGAATCTCTTTTCAATGGATTTGGTAATCAGGATATAGATAAGAATCGCCAGGCCAAAGGCAACACCGTAACCTAAAAGCGACTTCATAACCATATCTCCAAGGTTCTTTGGATTGAAAAAGGTCAGGATCAAGAAAGACGTGCTTACCGGAATACCGGTTCGGGTCAACAGCATCAAGGTAATAGGGGGCAAGAGATAGGCCCATCCAAAATTGTCTGGTATCGGGTATTTTGTGAGTCGCTCATAGGAGACATCTCCCCCGTAATGATACCAGCCATAAACCAGGGTGCTTGTGAGGATAGATCCTGCAAAAAACCATAACAAATACCAGGGGCGTTCTTCATTAGAACTCAAAAAAGTACCCAAGGTTTGAATACTATCATTACCCACTACTGCGTATCCGGCCAGGATAAATCCCAGCCACATGATGATGAATGTATAATCCATGAAGCCTTTGTGTTAAGGTATTACCTAGGTCAAAGATAAGGTTCGCATGTTAACTAAATGTGAAGAAATTAACGCTTCTATTTATCCTTATCCAATACTGCCGTCCGCAAGGCGTTTAGTATGGCTTGAATATCGTAATTATCTTCGGATAACACATGCGCTTTACCACTATTTTCTTCAATTACCAGCATGCGAGAGGTGTTTTTTTGCAAATCAGGATTAATAATTGATCGGTTACCGGCGGTAATTATATTCGAATTTTTAATTTGACTAAAGCTTGCTCGCCCATACACTGTTTCAATCGCATCTTTGTAAATGACGACCGGCCCTGTTTTTTGTTGGGTCCAGTAGGTGAAAAAAGCAGTGCCAAGGCCAATCATGCCCACAAAAAACAGCAGCATAGCTATAATAATGTTTCGTTGTCGATTTTGACCTTCCTCTTTTTTAGCTAAAAGCAGGGCACAAATGCCCCAAGCGAGCAAGCCCAATAAAAGGCTTACCCACAAAGTAATGCTACTATTGGTATGGATTGGCTCAAATCGGTAAAGGATTTCTTCCATCTTGCTATGATATTTGGTATTATTGTCAATTAATTTATTTTCCTCCTTTTATGTAAAAAAATGTCAAAAGCAAGCGAACGTGGTTACTGGCTGTTTCAATCGAACCCTAAAACGCTCCAATTAGTCGAAGCGCTTCGAGCTAATGCCTTGTTTTCTTTCCCCATAAAGGCACACAAAGATAAGATTCGTAAAGGAGATAAAGTTATTTTATGGCAAACTGGAAAAAATGCAGGAGTATATGCTTTGGCTACGGTTCTGTCCAATCCAATAAAACAAACCCCTGCTGCTGCTGAATCCGCTTTTTTTGAAGAAGATGACCCAGAAACCTTGCGGGTAGCTTTAAAAATAGAATCTAATTTATGGAATAAGCCCATTTTGTCGACAACCATAGCCGACTATCCCGCCCTTGAGGGCTTCCACGCCGGGCTGCCCGGCACCAATTACCAGTCTACTGCCGCCCAATATGCTGCCATAGAGGAGATCCTCAAGGAAGGAGACGCCTTGGAAGAGCCGCTGCCAGAGTACCAACTTCGAAATTGGCTGAATCCACCGCACAACCTCATTTTGTATGGCCCCCCAGGAACGGGCAAGACCTATCAAACGGTCAATCATGCCTTGTCGATCATCGAAAATCGGTCTTTAGAGGAACTCGCCTTAGAAGATCGAACCCAATTGCGAAAGCGATTCAACGAATACATGGGACAGGGTCAAATTGCGTTCTTGACTTTTCATCAATCTTTTGCCTATGAAGATTTTGTAGAGGGCATTAAGCCTATCCTCCAAGAAGGCCAAATTACCTATGGGGTCGAGGATGGCATCTTTAAAATGATATGCGCAGATGCACGGGCTTGTCTCATAGAGACTTTAGTGAACAACAAAGCCCTACCCAAGCAGGAATTAAAATTTAACCAGCTATACTCCGCTTTTTTGCAGTATATAAAAGGGAAAGACTTTACGTTTTTTACCACACTCCAGGCAAGGCGCATATTTTTGCATCGCGTTTTGAAATTTGGAAACCTTTCGGTCAGGCCAGAAAAATCTTATTCTACGATCACTATTCATAAAGATCGGCTTCGACGCCTTTACCAGGTAATTCCCAGCTTAGAACTTATCCATTCAGCCGAAGACATTCAGTCCTTTGTGGGGCAAGAGTCGCCTTCGATTTATTTGGCTATTTTTAATGCCTTGAAAACCTTTGAGGCCGATTTATTAAGTCAAGTTGAAGCAACCGCGGCCTTAGAGCAGGTCGGAGAGGTGGCCGATACCTTTGATTTTCCGCTTATTTCGGAAGCTGTTTTGGCTACCTGTCGAAAATACGTCATCATTATTGACGAAATCAATCGCGGCAATATTTCGGCCATCTTTGGTGAATTGATCACCTTGATAGAATCGGATAAACGAGAAGGAGGGCCAGAGGCATTGAGCGCGGTTTTACCATATTCCAAAACTTATTTCGCTGTGCCGCCCAATGTCTACCTGATCGGGACCATGAATACGGCAGACCGCAGTGCAGAAGCTTGGGATCTGGCCCTTAGAAGGCGTTTTAGCTTTAAAGAACTTGACGCACAACCTGAGCTCATCCCTTCTTTGGTTCACCCGCCAATGGCCGCAGGTATTGACCTGATGCGTTTATTATTGACGATTAATAACCGGATCAGCCGTTTGTTGGATCGTGATTTCAAAATTGGACATGCCTTTTTTTTGAATATCCATTCGCTGGATGAATTGAAAGCTGCTTTTGAACGATCCATTATTCCGCTGCTCAGAGAATTTTTCTTTGATGATATGGGAAAAATTGGCCTTGTCCTTGGACCCCAATTTGTAAAAATGGAACGACAGGTCGAAGCCGATTTTGCAACCTTTGATTACCCTTATCTGAGTGAATACA containing:
- a CDS encoding gliding motility-associated C-terminal domain-containing protein; the encoded protein is MLPFRVIVLIAMASLVGENLFAQSRWDCLGAIPICGNDTISIISGASEYDDFSNPNNDRGCITTGEGSHSTWVYFEFREDMPLNSKLEMTLFPPDPSVGWAFEDFDFAIYGPDLNCDSLGSPRRCSYARSLCTFCPYTGMGRGALESQEDAFVHPITGIEVDGYVLPLEVVPGGRYYMLVTKFTGFSTEFAVEWGGEAAAYFNCLPDPACVNLVNAGPDLTYCKSDTFSVRLDARLRTNSPEELTIEWSGTPEAMTLLDSANILKPKVSVPAGFEGSLEYEIRVLQGLCDRTDKVKITVLGSPEPVVTQAEMVCLGESTTLAVQDIYESYLWSNGTTGTSIDAITGQVYSLTVTNASHCAGTVEYTVASFPNSIAKIVEGPVICGDQPTTLRLEDTFVSYEWSDGSTNPTLETTTAGIFSVTVTDANLCVTADTLEVVGFAAPIVSLSEQREACAGEAILLGITEQYPEYRWSNGATTSTISVTQTGIYALSVTDENGCQASASATLTFRDLPAPRIEGDTNLCESTTTILQLIDSNNYESINWSNTATTPAINVNTGGNYSVTVSDDLGCIGSTSITIVERELPILDIEETAFFCPGTSVVLAAGAGHASYLWSTGETSPNIVVWQAGDIGISVSNEFGCTDSGVFEVSERPTTPPVIQGPGGLCFDEEGTLAVNNALYQSYQWSTHPDDTLPNIDIQTGIEAYRITVVDGSGCELVATHHVTNFPRLEVTLEGDPFICDGESTVLKANAGMATYKWSTGSTAAEITIDEPREYSVTITNANGCTDEKTFEVQGLVAPEINIDPELKFCIGASLTLDLTGDYAEYLWSNGDTLPSTTISEPGDYSLMVVGDNGCSASAAFSVSTYVEPQPVFVGETKFCPGESTTISIEDTWYSILWSNGDTQASVVLSEETTLIVTVADASGCVGQGSITVAPFDTIHPSIVGPAEVCPDEVFSLKAGETYPSYEWSVAGATSQEVFPDTVGLFSLTVRDDNGCFVTADWEVRELPRPDVVVTGDTLFCEGTSATLTAISADANTVFWPFNQSNNASVDVEQEGWYSAMATSSNGCTQATSIFVRKLPLPEIQTSALAVIDCTKETVTLGSADMDPNRYTFEWTGESIDDANRFLPQPIVGDTGWYSLVIVDTQTGCQSPSASVRVDDIRFTPRIDFEGVPEIDCDHPTVTIRDANPFNANFDYKWYNEARDPISGNNRSEITTGTPGLYFLEVLDQSSGCNTRDSIRITQDQAFPQVSSTANGPITCDNPTTKIIGTIANTLPSQEVTWEIITGALETTTDNLSAIATSPGTYVLFVENTTNGCVASDTIVILENIIPPPAMAGPDQTLDCESKEASLVAQVAENRQLSYAWIHPNGSIVDGEQLTASQTGTYTLRVQDPENGCIALDEVEVLLDENQPIGMEINIEHPDCKGETDGFIRINKVEGSEGPFIFEFNGGGYKDVREFSNIAPGSYEISVQNVAGCTYTTEVRVNDGREITINLGEDQEVERGAEVVIKPEMSIPLDEIGSLIITNNEGSSCGDCFESWTFIPESSGVYVAKLVDENGCKAEDRVRITIRIPNKIYIPNTFSPNDDGNNDWFTIFSNGDVKMVNSLKIFDRWGDMLFENGNFLPNILSEGWDGKFKQKPVNTGVYVYFVELELSDGTVIRDSGDVTVVW
- a CDS encoding AAA family ATPase, whose translation is MSKASERGYWLFQSNPKTLQLVEALRANALFSFPIKAHKDKIRKGDKVILWQTGKNAGVYALATVLSNPIKQTPAAAESAFFEEDDPETLRVALKIESNLWNKPILSTTIADYPALEGFHAGLPGTNYQSTAAQYAAIEEILKEGDALEEPLPEYQLRNWLNPPHNLILYGPPGTGKTYQTVNHALSIIENRSLEELALEDRTQLRKRFNEYMGQGQIAFLTFHQSFAYEDFVEGIKPILQEGQITYGVEDGIFKMICADARACLIETLVNNKALPKQELKFNQLYSAFLQYIKGKDFTFFTTLQARRIFLHRVLKFGNLSVRPEKSYSTITIHKDRLRRLYQVIPSLELIHSAEDIQSFVGQESPSIYLAIFNALKTFEADLLSQVEATAALEQVGEVADTFDFPLISEAVLATCRKYVIIIDEINRGNISAIFGELITLIESDKREGGPEALSAVLPYSKTYFAVPPNVYLIGTMNTADRSAEAWDLALRRRFSFKELDAQPELIPSLVHPPMAAGIDLMRLLLTINNRISRLLDRDFKIGHAFFLNIHSLDELKAAFERSIIPLLREFFFDDMGKIGLVLGPQFVKMERQVEADFATFDYPYLSEYIHRPQYQLRPIDDLTETDFIRIYDKQYEI